The Metabacillus litoralis genome contains a region encoding:
- the ysxE gene encoding spore coat protein YsxE, translated as MSMQLSELRLLLQNYDLYPEYTEEITKKTIKVYTDTGPYVLKKLSSEFNPYFVDSIRILNEQKYSNYVPLLRNKQQQLISQYNGEYYYLMPWLVNEQEEERDARHQLLFKEVANLHKRTEKKISLDGQEATNHYEKLTNKLDEEKARIETFVEECEKKIYLSPFELQAVTYYTEVSRAIEFSRKKLDEWYEKMTDQKSSRVVLTHGKVSARHFLYDDDGNGYLSNFEKSSYSSPIDDFLLFLNRTAKTYPIQSDDVVNWFYSYQKDYPFTEEEMLLFIGYLAYPERLCRFIKNYSKKGKKSSELEANKQLVRAYWQFKNIEYFVMKVSEIENRKKMEAEAAEAQTES; from the coding sequence ATGTCGATGCAGCTAAGCGAACTAAGGCTTTTGCTACAAAATTACGATTTATACCCGGAATATACAGAGGAAATCACCAAGAAAACAATTAAGGTATATACAGATACCGGTCCTTATGTATTAAAGAAATTATCAAGTGAATTTAATCCATATTTTGTTGATTCTATTCGAATCTTAAATGAACAAAAATATTCGAATTATGTTCCACTTTTAAGAAATAAACAGCAGCAGCTTATTTCTCAATATAATGGGGAGTACTATTACTTAATGCCATGGCTTGTGAATGAACAAGAAGAAGAACGTGATGCTCGTCATCAACTTCTATTTAAAGAGGTAGCAAACCTTCACAAACGAACAGAAAAGAAAATATCTCTTGATGGTCAAGAGGCAACAAATCATTATGAAAAACTAACGAATAAATTGGATGAAGAAAAAGCACGTATTGAAACCTTTGTTGAAGAATGTGAGAAAAAGATTTATTTATCTCCATTTGAGTTGCAAGCCGTTACTTACTATACTGAGGTGTCAAGAGCTATTGAATTTTCCCGTAAAAAGCTTGATGAGTGGTATGAGAAAATGACAGATCAAAAGTCTTCAAGAGTAGTGTTAACGCATGGAAAAGTATCTGCGCGCCACTTCTTATATGATGATGATGGAAATGGTTATTTATCAAACTTTGAGAAATCGTCATATTCAAGTCCAATTGATGATTTTTTATTATTTTTGAATCGAACGGCGAAAACTTATCCAATTCAAAGTGATGATGTTGTGAATTGGTTTTATTCCTATCAAAAAGACTACCCATTTACAGAAGAGGAAATGCTTTTATTTATTGGTTATTTGGCTTATCCAGAGCGACTATGTCGTTTCATTAAAAACTATTCAAAAAAGGGGAAAAAGAGCTCTGAGTTAGAAGCAAATAAACAGCTTGTAAGAGCTTATTGGCAATTTAAAAATATTGAGTACTTTGTCATGAAGGTTTCCGAAATAGAAAACAGAAAGAAAATGGAAGCAGAAGCAGCAGAGGCACAAACTGAATCTTAG
- the spoVID gene encoding stage VI sporulation protein D encodes MSQQQLRFSVEESVWFQKGQEVSELLSISLDPDIAIHEHDQYISIRGALQLTGEYKIETESSEEETFEYANVRYVNEVDTREDGVSVLNHRFPVDITIPRNRIQQLDEVYVSIESFDYDLPEHACLKLIADLSISGISNGETVEEEERPTEEPKEEAFEALFREEQNTAEHNNPEPVSSIEPTPSPFSSFYEERKLDEEDVDKLSPSFSVTKEQEVVEEREEEVEEEVVEASPVEYEKEIVEPEPAVDEEVNVEPQGQTEEEVYDPFVVEVRREEPTPEPQEVQYSFFSKTEEEPTNVDEDLQKKDEVGREEGETKDAHYLTSLFARDEEEDFSRVKMCIVQQGDTLELISEKYEISIQQILRVNEFHADQDVYEGQILYIPAYSTSK; translated from the coding sequence TTGTCACAACAACAACTACGTTTCTCAGTAGAAGAATCTGTTTGGTTTCAAAAAGGACAGGAAGTATCTGAACTTTTATCTATTTCTTTAGATCCGGATATTGCAATTCATGAACATGATCAGTACATTTCCATTCGTGGTGCCCTGCAGCTTACTGGGGAATATAAAATAGAAACGGAAAGTTCTGAAGAGGAAACGTTCGAATACGCAAATGTACGTTATGTAAATGAGGTCGATACACGTGAAGATGGTGTGAGCGTCTTAAATCATCGTTTTCCTGTTGATATTACGATTCCTAGAAATCGAATTCAACAGCTAGACGAGGTGTATGTTTCGATCGAATCCTTTGATTATGATTTACCTGAACATGCTTGCTTAAAATTAATAGCTGATTTATCTATAAGCGGAATTTCGAATGGAGAGACAGTGGAAGAAGAAGAGAGACCTACAGAAGAACCTAAGGAAGAAGCATTTGAAGCTCTTTTCCGTGAAGAACAAAACACTGCTGAACATAATAATCCCGAGCCTGTTTCAAGCATAGAGCCTACACCTTCACCTTTTTCTTCTTTCTATGAGGAAAGAAAGTTAGATGAAGAAGACGTGGACAAATTATCACCTTCCTTCTCTGTCACGAAAGAACAGGAAGTAGTTGAAGAGCGTGAGGAGGAAGTAGAAGAAGAAGTGGTTGAAGCGTCTCCTGTTGAATATGAAAAAGAAATTGTAGAGCCTGAACCGGCTGTTGATGAAGAAGTTAATGTTGAGCCGCAAGGACAAACTGAAGAAGAGGTTTACGATCCATTTGTTGTGGAAGTAAGAAGAGAAGAACCAACTCCTGAACCTCAAGAAGTACAATACTCCTTTTTCTCTAAAACCGAAGAAGAGCCGACAAATGTAGATGAAGATTTACAAAAGAAAGATGAAGTTGGTCGTGAAGAGGGAGAAACAAAGGATGCCCATTACTTAACAAGTTTATTTGCAAGAGACGAAGAAGAAGATTTCTCCAGAGTGAAAATGTGTATTGTTCAACAAGGAGATACACTTGAACTAATTAGTGAGAAATATGAAATTTCCATTCAACAAATTTTACGTGTAAATGAGTTTCATGCAGATCAAGATGTATATGAAGGACAAATTCTTTATATCCCTGCATACTCAACAAGTAAATAA